The Anopheles merus strain MAF unplaced genomic scaffold, AmerM5.1 LNR4000037, whole genome shotgun sequence genome contains the following window.
TTCACAAAATTGCCCCACCTTCCACCGAAGGCAAACGACCGGATAGtggattccgattccgaagcgtGAACAGTGATTGGGAAACACGCAGATCAACGCGGAGTAAACAAATTATGAGGGagagcaagcaaaaaaggaacaaaaccgaaaacgaaaacaaaagcaacaagtAGTTCAGTTTCCGCAGTTCATAcgattaaaaacaataataacaacgaTGCTGGTAAGCTTGAAAAGTTCGCTAACGGCACGCTGCGCTGCCACGATCGCACTTTCCACCGCGAGTTCATCGCGCAGCTGCAAACACTTGAGCGCTTTGTAATGCGCTCGCTCGAAGGATCGCGACTGTAGGAGCAGCGCGCTCGAACCGGCAGCCGGTGCTCTCTTCGGGACATTGGGACCAACACCGCCGTCCGCGTCGACTAGTACATTCCAGTCGGACAGCCGCCAGGCACACTCGTAATCAATCTGTTGCGGTGCGACATGTAACGATCTAGCCAAACCGTACAGTGAGGAGTCTTTCAGTGTTTGCAAGATGGCATTCTGTGTGCCCGCACTGTCCAGGGCGGTATCTTGCGACCACGGTGTGCTTGCATCTTGCATAACCAAGCATCTGGCGTAATTCTGCTCTAGACGGTAATATTCCATCCGTTCCTGGATTGGGTTGAGGAATGATTTAACTGCATCGTTTACGCCGATCGCCAAATGGCATGATTTCATTATGTTTTGCAGTTCCGGGTGTCGTTTGGCATCATGCTTGCCttgctcctcttcctcccGGTACCAGAGGTCACCATACAGGATGGCTTTAAAGTGTGCCTGACAGAATTGAGACGCTTGTGCGATTCGTAGATAGTTAACGGAAATTTTGTACTGTGGAAAGCTAttacaaacattattttttaggaaaagtattaacaaaaatttgtaaatTACACTTACCATTGATTATGTATCCGAACACACTCCACGATGGTAAGCATCAGTTGAATAGCTTTCGGGTCATTGAAAATATTGTGAACCTCATTTTGAATGGCAGCGAACTCGTTGAAAAACTCATTAATctgcaaaaaaggaagatatATTCAAATGTTTCCTTATCATCCGTGGCATCTACTACTGTGCAACAAGAGCACTTACAAAGCTGCCCATGCTATCGATGATTGACTCTTCGAATTGCTTTATCGTTATCTGTACCAGCAAAGGGACAAGCTTCTCGACGAATGTCGTTTCCTGTTCGGCCAGCTTTTTAATCATCGTATTTCCCAAAAATGACAGCAACGCGGCTGACAGCTGCTGCACAAAAGCGCTGTACTCGATCCGTTCGTTGGCAAGCATTGGCCGCAACGACAAACTGCGTCCGGTGGTACGAGTGAAGAGTTTGATCTCTTCCGCAGAAGTTCCCAAAAATGGGTGCAGTGTTGGTAGTTTGGCTGTTAGAGATACGAATATGATCGAAGttaagatttaaaatggatttcTATATGCAATTTTGTTTAGAATCTCACCCGCCAAAGCATGGAATGTTTTTCCGTACAGCATTTTGTAGCAAATCAGTGAGGCGTAGTTTGCAACCGGAACGTTTCTGTTCGTTATCAGCTCGTTCAATTCGCTCAGCAGCACCGCAGCACATCGTTCGATTGCTTCCTTCGAGTTGTTGATctaaagagagatagaaatttaaaatttaattgatattGCTACTGCCCAGGGCTTTAAAGCTGTACCGTATCGTAAGCAATCATTTCTGCGTCGGATTTTAACAGCATTGTTCCCAGATCGATCGGTCCTATTTCACTCAAACATCGGAGAGCTTCCATCGATCGCTTGTCGAACGGGGAGCTGCGCACAACTTCCAGCAAAGTGTAGACTAACCGATGAAGCACGCTTTCCCCATTAGCGCCCGACGATGCGCTTTGCTCGCTCAGCTCATCGCACAATAATTTTAGATCTTTCTTTTTGGTGGTgagctacaataaaaaaattaataattatataACTTCCAAGTCACTCAAAATACAGCAAAAGCTTACCACAATCTTCAGCGCAGCCAAATCTTCGTATCTTAAATTGGGCAACTCAATCAGCGCCGCGATTTCTTCCCTTGGCAGCACATTTTCATGACCGATCGTTTTTTGGCGCGATATAGCAAGCCGCAACTGATCGAATCGTTCGTCCTTTGGTAGATAATTCAGCTTACCGATCGCACCCGCAAACGCGGCAGAGTGTTGTAAGATCAGAAACCGTAGCAGAGTTAGCGATTTTTGAGAAATCTCCGATGCCGGATCGACATTTTCCACCTCCAGCAATGATGACACTATGAAGTGCAAATGTTCCGAGAGCAGCTCGCACGCATCGCTAGATGCGACCACGTGCTCCAGGAACCGCCCGAAGCTGTTGAGCGTGGCAAGTCGTAGGGCGGGAAAGGAGGACAACAAGTTGCACAGGAAATACACCACATCTCGCACGAGATAGGGTTTGAACGCGCGTTCCTTCTGCTGTCCGATGTACTCTTTCAGATGGTCGAGAAACACCGTGTACTGGAAGAGATGTACCATTTTCTGCTCCGGTTCATCAGCCGCCCAAAGCCAGCGTTTGACATCCGTTAGGGTGCGTTCAATTGGTGAGctgtttttaaaacacaaattgCTCAGCAGCGTGTACTTGAACGATTGCGATCCCCATACCGACTGTTTCAGGTGCTCGAGCGCCGTCGAGTAAGTGGCTTTGCTAAGCGACAGATCGGCAACGAAGCAGCTTGGCAGGTCCTGGTCCAACAGCTTGCCCAGCTCAACGTGATCGTTCAATCGGTGGGTGAGGTGTTTGATAATTTCCGACACGTAATCTTTAAGATCTACCGTGCTTATTATAGGGGCAAGTGCTTTGTGCATCCGACTAGCTATTGCATCATACTTGGGCGCCATCCCTTCACATTTGGCGTACTTGGGCAGAAGGAACGAAACACATTTCGGCAGTATACTCTggtaatgaaatggaaaattggtcatttatcattttaaattcattccaaCCGAAAACATACCTTCACCATTTCTGCCTGCTGTACGCCAATCGATTTGCAGAACTGTTCGAACCGTTCCGGCTGCATGCAGAGTATGACgaaggaaatgtttttcttgaaCAGTTGGATAAACTCTTCGATCGTGGCGATCTTTCCCGCTAGACGGAACGGGAAATGCAGCAACCGATTCCCTTTGGTTAGCCATAGCTCGAGTACGGTGTCCAGGTTAGCTTGAAGCAGCTGGCAGAAGTCGATATCGCTGGAGGTGCGCATAAGCCGTATggtgtttgccattttgtctagaagaaggacaaaaatatgattatacAATAATTAAACTTTAATTGTCAGCTATTGCTGTAACAACACTTACCATCGTTTACGCTTCCCAACTGAACGAGCAGCACAAAATCGCACAACGCGCGCCGACGCAGCATGAAGCTAATGCGAAAGATGCCCAACAGCAGCTGAAGGCAGCCGCTAATCACGTTCATTCTCTCATCGTTCATGTCCATCCCACCGTCGGTCGCTAGTAGCTCCTCGAACTGAATTTGATCGTACAGTTGCAGCTGAAACTCGTAAAAGCTGCACGGAACCGAAGAAAGGTCAGGATGTGACCATTCGAGCTGCATGAAGTGCAGAATATTCCTGACCGCTTCCAGCTTGATGCGATAGCTTGGGCTGCTCAGCAACGGCACCAATCCGTTGTAGATGCTCTCGTGCGTTGGCGTACGGATGTGCTGCGGGTAAGCGCGGAGCAGATACTTCACCTGCGCCAGTATCTTCACCTGCAGCTCGGTAGAGTACGTGTGTTTGGCGCACTGTTTTACGAACGAGTACAGCACGATCGTTACGTTGCGGATCATGTCTTCGTACGGGCTCACGAAGGCGGTTAAAGCTGAAACGGATTAAACACAATTTGAGAAGAGAGTTCAGTTGATCACAGCTACAATTAACTTACCACCGTACAGATCGATAATCTGCTCCGTAATGTCAGGATTGGTGTAGTGGTTTTTGCACACATCTACCAGGTTTCTCAGTACCCATACGGCCACCACCTCATGGGAAGTTTGCGCCAGCAGTATTCGACACAGATCAAACAGATAGAACAAATCCAAACTGCTGAACACATTCAGTTCCAACCGATCCAGCAGCTCGTGAGCCTCGTTCAGGCTTGGCCCTTCGTACTGCAGATATTCCGCTACGACGTGGAGGAAACATCGCTGCATTTGCTCTTCCGTGGCCAGTTTATCCGGCTGCAACACGGTCACGCACTGCGAATCCTCCCCCTCCTTCAGACTGATCTGCCCGATTGCCCATCGCATAATGAACGTGTGTTcggtttgctgcagcagcttccttaCCGACGGATGGTAAGGGACACGAAAGATGGCCAACAATCGCTCGGCAAGGTTCCTGGTTTTGATGAGATTTAGCGTGGAGGCCGCATCGTTTTTCAACAGCCGCTCAAATCCACCGTTTAGTAGGTCGAACTTGAGCAGAACCTTTTTGTACAGTGGGCTCCTGGTGCACTGCTGCTCATCGTACGCGGCGTGCAGCTGCAAAATGTTGAGCATCTCCAGGTACAACTCCAAATCGTCGCAGATGCATGCCAATCCATCGGCTAGAAAATAATTCCCATCGGGCAGGATATGCTTGTCGAAGCTTACTACCTCACACAGGCGCAAAAACAGTGGTTCGTTTATGTTGTAAGAGATTCGTGCGCTGCCTTGGGGTGATTCCGCATCAATCCCTTCCTTTTTGTGCTGCTCCAACGCTAGCAATTCCTCTAAACTATGGTAGCGAAGTCTTTGCTCGAGCGTTTGCAACTGCCCGTCTCGCTCCCGGTAAAAGGTATCGTGCActccggcgtgtgtgtgccgctcTGTCTCATCCATTGCGCAACATGTAGTCACCACGCAAAGGATCGAAATGCGTGCCAGCGTCTTTGCGCTCAGCCGCTCCTTTGCGTGTAGTATCGCTTTCGACTGTGTTTCGCGCGTCTGCGGATAGAGATAGTTGAGCAGCTTGGTCAGCACACCGTCGACACTGCCGAGACACTCGGCGTTGCCCACCGTCTCCAGGATGGACAGCACCGTGCCGACGTTAAGGTTCGTCTTCTCCACGGCATAGGTGTAAAAGGCTTCCAGCACGGTGCTGTTTAGAAAGCCGACGTTCGGATACTTTCGATGGCGAATCAATAGCTGCAGCAGGAGATTGGATTTAGCGCACGTTCTTGCGGCGGTGTTGGTGCAGGCACGGAACGCAGCGGCTATCATTTTGGCCCAAAGCTCGCCAATCGATTCACCGCTGGCCGCCGCTGTGTTCAACGATCGATGGGTTGACTTTTGTTCGAACGCGAGCAGCACGGAACAGCACTGGTAGAAAGCATCATGCTCGTGCGGCGATTGTAGGCTCGGTTGCACATTGCACAACAGTTGCAACAGTTGCGCATAGTCGTCGCTAGTAAGTGCTGCCTCATATCTGTCTAGAACCGCAGAAAGGATGTACAACCTGGAGGAAAATGTTTATTAATGATCTTTTCTACATGAAAGAGGAAGCGTGATCGTACCAACGCAAATTAAGCTGATTTGGAGCAGTACCGACCATCTCCATGATGCTTTGCAGTTtgttaaactgtttgtttcgctttgcgGCCGTTTCTTCGCCGCTAGATTCCTTCCAATTATCCTCGTTCCAGTACACCTTTGAAAAAGGGATGAGTAAGAAGTAGTAATTTTCCCTTTaaaaatgcagaaaaaaactcaaataatCTTACCGTATAACACAACCGGGCGGCAAAGTCAATGAAACCATCAGCAAAAGGGGCCTCATTCGAGCCAAAGAACGAACTCTGATCCCGTGCCTTCATTTCACTCGTCAGTATGTAATGATATTCGCGCAACGTTTTCCTTCGCGCTTCATCGTCCTCGACCTGCTGCAAACCGTCTCGGGTCAGTGGTTTGGCAAGGGTATGAGATTTTCCTCCCGGGTACAACATTATCAGCGACAGATGCATCAACCGGAACAGTGACACTTTCTGTTCCTTGCGCAAGTTTGCTTCCTTGTAAAGTTTCACCGTGCATGGAACGAGCGACTCCAAGAATGCAATGATCTTCGCCTTACAATCCACCGCTATCTGCACGTGGCGATCAAAGTGTGATTAGGTTTAGCTTTGAGACAGCAAAAAACCCACCTCGGAGATGGTGCTAAACGCTACTTACCGCTTCTGTTATGTACAAAGCTATGTTTATCAGATCGCATAAAACGTTACTTTTCTTCTCGTTTACCGCCTGGCGCAGGTGGACAATCAGCCGGCTCAAATAGTCCGCCAGCAGTGTTTGCATCGAGCAGTTGGCTAAAAATTTCACCACAGCCAGCGAGAGACAGTTGGCCGCCAAGTGCTTTGGTACGTGCGCTGTATCCAGCATCACTAAACAGCAGTCaagaatttctgcaaaaaaaatccccgtttaatactaaataaagtaaatcaACCTTTTCACCCCTCTGCTTACCTTTCCAGTGCTCGTAGCTCACCGGCGTTAGGCACCACTTGGAGCACAGCACGAACTTGTTCAGCACGTGCAGAAAGCACACACCAAAACTGTCCCGCATCGCTTGATCGTTGATCGCGCGCACAAAGCACCCGATCAGCTGGCTGTGCGGTAGCTGCGGCGCATCCCGATCCATCGCCAGCTCAACGAGCTTGTGCAGCACCACGACGTAGTCGTGGTTCTTGCTCTGCACCTGGGTCGTAATGGCGTAGCTCTGCTTCTGTATGCCGTGGTAAGCCGCATCCAGCACCGCGCACCACTGCGTCTCGAACGCATCCGATGCCATGTAGTCGAGAAAATCGTCCTCCCGGTTGTTCAGGATGGTGCTCATCTTGTTGAACGCCTTCTGCCGCACGGTTACCTTCTCGGACGACatctccaccagcagcagacagAGGTCGCGGTCCATCACCgacattctgctgctgctgctgctgctggacgaggaAGAGGCCATCGTGGTTCGTGGGGCGTGGTTTGTTTCAAGTTGTATctgtaaagaaaattaaaaacataatttagaatttatataaaataaccCTTATCTCCTTTTAACCTTCTTTCCGTAAATCCTGTTGGAACTTCTTGTTCGtacgaaaagaaaatgcaGACTAATTTATTCTCTATTTCAATAAAGCCTACTACACTTCGTTTAAACTAGCGATGTTGCTATGATCACAACAAATCCTCCTTTAATATTGTGATATTGCACCATAATTCTAcgctaaaaaacacaaaaactaaCGACCCATTTTGCTCGCGTTCATAAGCATCATAACAAAAGAAACCCAAAAAAATTAGttcgatttatttgtttgttctttttcgacAATTCCATCGTGGAtatctcctttttttgttcatttttcttaGACACATTTTCTCTATCGCATGTTTCGGAATTTGCGCTTGATTGCTTTTTAATTACAGAGCTTTTACATGGATAGTTTAACTCaattgcagtttttttatgctgctCAGTGTTTAAGTTTATGTTCAAGATTATAGCctaaaatgctcatttacaCAGCTTTCTTGGCATGTTGGCTCTCTTCACATTTTTTAACCGTTCTTATATTGGAAAGTAGGTAGAGAAATCAAAGCAATTCAAGTGAGTAGTGTAATAGGTTTTAAGTTTTCCGAAAAGTAATTGCAGTGCCATAGTACATCTAGCTAGTACatttgaaaaggaaagaagTAATCGTGTAAAGAAGTTCAGTGAGTGATAAACACCAACGGACACGTGAAAAAGAGCTATCGAAAGATTAGTCTAAAAACAAGTTCAGGTAAATGCACTCAACTATAAAATTATGTATCTATAGATTTATGTACTACTGAATGAAGAGacgaatgtgttttaatgtttcgttTGATAGTGCCGTAAGCGGGTACGGACAGTTTTTACAGTGTCTACAGCTACTCTTTCCATTTCTCATTGCACGTGAAGCTTAATTGTGTAGAGGGCGGATGGATGTGACAAAGTGGCTCAAATGCAgtttacaggattttccaggggttctagCCTGGTTATAGTTATGAGACACTActtcttgactctttctaattgggaagtgaacttcacatgacggaaattggactctattgcaccctttttggaaaggttcgttggaaattcctattggatatgtccaacaagggtgctatagagtccaattcccgttACATTTTacttaagaaagagtcaataaagtgtcccacagctatgagaacgcCTGGGGAAACCCCTGCCACATTGTACACATCGAGTCTGTCATCCTTGGCCAGTTAACTAACTTACACTACACTAAAGAGTTCGATTCGATCGATTTGCAATCCTATTCAAACCGCACGTGCTCTGTTTGCGCGAAACACTATGGGCGAAATTAAATATCAGCACGAGCACGACATGCGGATAACCTAATAACCTAACCGGGGAGGTAAGAGGGGGGGGCTTTATATGTCGTGCCCAAACTTAAATGACTATATAACACGGTTTGCAAAAGCAATATCTAACGATACCATTCGGTTCACAGGGGTTTATATGGAGAGGAGCATGGAATATATTCATTTCGGCGTGTGACAGAGTATACGCAATTCAGTTTACGctacccttttacacacacacgtgtgtttTACATACGCAAAGCCTAATAAATAAGGAACATTAAATGATCATCGACAACTCAGTATCAGTTCTTCCCTTGCCACACTTTACAAGTGtgaggttgtgtgtgtgtgggtgtgtgttaggCTAAAAACTAGTCTTCTCTAGATTTTCACATTAAAATGTATATGGTAATATCGCAATATTTCGCTTATTGAAAAGCAGATTGagagcaattaaattaaatttaaaaaaaccgaaGCTTAGTATCGACATTAACGGGATTTGTTGGTTAAATCATCTTACGTGACTATCATTAAATTACCAATTCGGATTAATTATCAATGCGTTGCCAATCTTGGCGCCCGCTTCTGACAAACACGCCacaccgctgccgctgccggtgctgctggttCGCTTGCGCATTTTCTTTTCGCGCAGCGCTTTCATCGCTTCGATCGCAACGGGATTGCCGAGATCTTCCAGCTTGAGCACCAACTTGTACAGCGTCTCGATAAGCAGCAGCACATGGCGAGCTTTGCGCTGGATAGCGGCGGGCGGCGGTTCAAGTGCCGGCACGCCATTTCCGTTCAGCTGGTCGCTGCCCATCACGTCGGCGTCGATGAGCTTTCGCGGCGCTATCACACTACCGCACTGCAGCTTGCCGAGCGAATTTTGAAATTGGAGCGGGGTATACGCTCGACCACCACCCGTCGGCGCTGAGCCATCCTTTCCCTCGCTACCGCCGTTCGGGTTGGAGCGGGATTCGGAACTGCGACGTTCGCGGTTCGTGCCGAGCAGCCCGCTCTTGCCGTTCTTCGACAGCAGCGACAGTAACAGCAGCTGGGCATGCTCCTCCGGCTGGGTGAACGGATGGTTGAGCTGATTTTCGCGATAGATCCTATTATCGCCCTCGCCCTTCGCCGCTGCCAGCCGCTGCTTGTACACGGTGAAATAGTAATCGTTAAAGTAGGGTGCGTCCGAGTTGAGCTGCGTCAGCTTTATCCCGATTAGCCACTGCTTGTTGCGATTGCTCATCATGTTTGCGTACTCATCGCGCTCCTCTGGCTGCCCGCCGCCTGCAGTGCTCGATGGCATTCCATTGCCTACTCGggatcgttgctgctgctgctgctggaaatggtgctgctgcttcataaAACCCGCCCTTGGCAGGGCTACTAGCGGGGCTGCTTTGTTCACGCCATTGCCGCAAACGCTGAGCGTGCTGGCCGCAGCGAGCTGTCGGTTGAACGCGAGCAGCGGAtggttttgttgaatttcctGCACCAGCCGCTGGTTGAACTGGTTCGTCGGCAGGGGCGTCGGGCTGCGCTGCATCAAAAATGGCGGCGGCCCACCCGGCGCTGGTCCCGGATGGCGAGGAGGTAGCGGCGGTGGCGGACCCATCTGTACCGGGCCGGGGCCACCCAGAAACCCTTGCAGCGGGGAACCGTACGAGCAGCGCTGCGGGAATGCCGGATGCATCGCCAGGTTGTTGATCGGGGTCGAGTACGGTCGGGCGGCTAGCATGTTGTACGGCAGCAAACCAAGCGGAAGACGGTTCGCGTTGTTCAGCATCCTGCGACGGTCCGGGCGGGAACAGGGCAGCGGGGCCGGCGTTTCGGGCGCCCAGCAGCGAAAGCGGCGGGGTGAGCAGCGCCGGTGGTACCCGTAACGGTGGTGCTGCTACTGGCGAGGAGATCATCGGGATCGGCGGCTGCATACTCTTTACCTCCTTGGCGGGTGTGAAATGATCGCGAGCTttcactggtggtggtggttgggccGGGACCGGTGCCGGTGTGCGGAATGGTTGcagtgtctgctgctgctgctgctggtgaaatTGGTTGTGATGGTAATggagttggtgttgttgttgttgctgctgctgctgctgtgacatTTGCTTTTGCAGCATACTTTGATGCTGattttgctgatgctgatgctggatGATGGTTCGTTCAATGTCCTCCACTGACAGCATCTTCATGGGTGGAAACAAGCCCGGTGGCAGTGAGGGAGGCGGTTTTGGCGGCAGGCCACCTCCCCCGATCGGATGCGCCGGTTCCGGTGGTCGAAAGGCGCTCTGCTGTGGTGGCAGGGCAGAAAATGGCGTACCGCTGGGCCTATAATCGCTGTACGGTGGCTGCACCGGAGCCGGAACCTTCGCCGGGCTACCCCAGATGCTCGGATCCAGCCATAGCTTGTTCGCGAACTCATCGCCAATGCTTTGGGCCACCACACTGCTACGGCCGCtctcgctgttgttgttgtcgctgcTGCCCCCGTCGTCCTCATCCTCCCCAAGGAAGGAACCGGTTCGCCCCCCATTCCTGCAACTTTCCAGCCGCACGAGATGCTCGTGGATGTCCTTCCAGTCGCCCTTGTCCGCCGCACCGAACGTTTCGTCATTCAGGGCGTCATACTCCTCCTCGTCCGAGATGTCTTCTTTGCATCGGCGCCGCTGCAGCGGCGAATGCAGTTCGGCGGTGCGCCGCGGTGCTGCCTGGAAGAATCGGCgagcttcctcctcctcctactCCTCGTCGTTCTCACCCGGCAGACTGGTATCGAAGCCGAAAAAGGAATCCATCACTGGGCTTTAGCACTGCATCCGTACGAACGGTTAAGGCGTACAACACAAATCACAGTTTTCcatccagcaccaccaccacaccacacagcaAAACTGGTTCGGGCATTCGGTTTTGGGGTCGAATGTCGATGACTTATGCATGCAAGCACGTGTTGGCGGTTTAAAATAATCAGATGATCTTCACTTCATCTACAAATACCGGGTGACTAAGcgcgtaaaaaaaacaaaactgcacacaTAACGTAAGCGGCATACTTACACACACTCTTCGGTGACCCGGTCAGATTGTGCGGTATGGTGTACATCGCAAACTTGGGCAGCTGACGGGTCAGTTCAAACACGTGAAACTGCACACTGCTCGGGTAGCCGACGAACGCTTTGATGTGAATGTCCTGCGCATTGTCCTTGAGCGTCTTGAGCGGTATCAGTATGCGCGAAACGTCCTTCGTCAGGTGCGCGATCAGCGTTTCCTCCTTGAACAGCTGATCAGCAAAGATCAACACGACACGAATCGTGGTCGAGTTGTTGGTCGACACGGTGATGTCGATGTTCATATCGTTGCTATCGTAGCTGGTGGAAATGCCGATCTGTAGCCGCGTGTTGGACGGTATGATGCCGACGTTGTCCGGCACACTCTGCACCAGATTGCTTTCGCTCGTGTTGCTCAGGATTTCCTTGTTGTACTTGATGTTGTTTTCGTAGTGcttcagctcgagcagcagttTCTGTTTCTGAGTCAGCAGAGCGTTCATTTCCTCATCGGCAACGTTGTGCAACGTTAGCATGTTGACGCTTGGCGTCGTATATCCCCTTACTggcggaaaagcaaaaagagagagagagagagaaaacagggCATGAAGCACGTGTCTCATCGTGTGATCTCATCGATCCACACGCCCGATCCCCGTGGCCTTACTTTCTCCATCCGCCGTCACGACGACAAGATCCAGCAGCCCGATCCCCCGATAGTCGTTGCAAGCGATCCCGCACACGAAATCGTTCATCTTCATCCGGAACCAAACGTCCCCGGTGCGGGGATCACGTACATCGATCTTGCCACTCTTCCAGCCGACGATCATTTGCTTCGCCTCGCATCCCAGAATGTCGTACGTGGCCATCGCTGTGGCGCGGGCCTTCGACTTGATGCGCCACATTCGCACGTTCTCCTCGAACACACCGATCGTGCCGTTCTTGACGCTGTACATAAACTGGCCGGTGCGCAGGGCGACCAGATTCTGTATCTCGTTGCCCTCGGTAAACTCGTGCAGCAGCGCTTCCTTATTGTAGATCCGTATGCATCCATCATCCGTGCCGGTGATGAGCTGTAATTTGGGTAATTCGAATTCGAAAGGTTTGACAGTCGTTTGATGgggcgtttttttcttctgtttgatTTAAATGTCTTCAATTCTAGTAATACATCAACTTCAAAGCTTGGTGCTTG
Protein-coding sequences here:
- the LOC121601203 gene encoding protein PAT1 homolog 1-like, encoding MDSFFGFDTSLPEDISDEEEYDALNDETFGAADKGDWKDIHEHLVRLESCRNGGRTGSFLGEDEDDGGSSDNNNSESGRSSVVAQSIGDEFANKLWLDPSIWGSPAKVPAPVQPPYSDYRPSGTPFSALPPQQSAFRPPEPAHPIGGGGLPPKPPPSLPPGLFPPMKMLSVEDIERTIIQHQHQQNQHQSMLQKQMSQQQQQQQQQHQLHYHHNQFHQQQQQQTLQPFRTPAPVPAQPPPPVKARDHFTPAKEVKSMQPPIPMISSPVAAPPLRVPPALLTPPLSLLGARNAGPAALFPPGPSQDAEQREPSSAWFAARCSYGSPLQGFLGGPGPVQMGPPPPLPPRHPGPAPGGPPPFLMQRSPTPLPTNQFNQRLVQEIQQNHPLLAFNRQLAAASTLSVCGNGVNKAAPLVALPRAGFMKQQHHFQQQQQQRSRVGNGMPSSTAGGGQPEERDEYANMMSNRNKQWLIGIKLTQLNSDAPYFNDYYFTVYKQRLAAAKGEGDNRIYRENQLNHPFTQPEEHAQLLLLSLLSKNGKSGLLGTNRERRSSESRSNPNGGSEGKDGSAPTGGGRAYTPLQFQNSLGKLQCGSVIAPRKLIDADVMGSDQLNGNGVPALEPPPAAIQRKARHVLLLIETLYKLVLKLEDLGNPVAIEAMKALREKKMRKRTSSTGSGSGVACLSEAGAKIGNALIINPNW
- the LOC121601202 gene encoding serine/threonine-protein kinase ATM-like, which encodes MASSSSSSSSSSRMSVMDRDLCLLLVEMSSEKVTVRQKAFNKMSTILNNREDDFLDYMASDAFETQWCAVLDAAYHGIQKQSYAITTQVQSKNHDYVVVLHKLVELAMDRDAPQLPHSQLIGCFVRAINDQAMRDSFGVCFLHVLNKFVLCSKWCLTPVSYEHWKEILDCCLVMLDTAHVPKHLAANCLSLAVVKFLANCSMQTLLADYLSRLIVHLRQAVNEKKSNVLCDLINIALYITEAIAVDCKAKIIAFLESLVPCTVKLYKEANLRKEQKVSLFRLMHLSLIMLYPGGKSHTLAKPLTRDGLQQVEDDEARRKTLREYHYILTSEMKARDQSSFFGSNEAPFADGFIDFAARLCYTVYWNEDNWKESSGEETAAKRNKQFNKLQSIMEMVGTAPNQLNLRWLYILSAVLDRYEAALTSDDYAQLLQLLCNVQPSLQSPHEHDAFYQCCSVLLAFEQKSTHRSLNTAAASGESIGELWAKMIAAAFRACTNTAARTCAKSNLLLQLLIRHRKYPNVGFLNSTVLEAFYTYAVEKTNLNVGTVLSILETVGNAECLGSVDGVLTKLLNYLYPQTRETQSKAILHAKERLSAKTLARISILCVVTTCCAMDETERHTHAGVHDTFYRERDGQLQTLEQRLRYHSLEELLALEQHKKEGIDAESPQGSARISYNINEPLFLRLCEVVSFDKHILPDGNYFLADGLACICDDLELYLEMLNILQLHAAYDEQQCTRSPLYKKVLLKFDLLNGGFERLLKNDAASTLNLIKTRNLAERLLAIFRVPYHPSVRKLLQQTEHTFIMRWAIGQISLKEGEDSQCVTVLQPDKLATEEQMQRCFLHVVAEYLQYEGPSLNEAHELLDRLELNVFSSLDLFYLFDLCRILLAQTSHEVVAVWVLRNLVDVCKNHYTNPDITEQIIDLYGALTAFVSPYEDMIRNVTIVLYSFVKQCAKHTYSTELQVKILAQVKYLLRAYPQHIRTPTHESIYNGLVPLLSSPSYRIKLEAVRNILHFMQLEWSHPDLSSVPCSFYEFQLQLYDQIQFEELLATDGGMDMNDERMNVISGCLQLLLGIFRISFMLRRRALCDFVLLVQLGSVNDDKMANTIRLMRTSSDIDFCQLLQANLDTVLELWLTKGNRLLHFPFRLAGKIATIEEFIQLFKKNISFVILCMQPERFEQFCKSIGVQQAEMVKSILPKCVSFLLPKYAKCEGMAPKYDAIASRMHKALAPIISTVDLKDYVSEIIKHLTHRLNDHVELGKLLDQDLPSCFVADLSLSKATYSTALEHLKQSVWGSQSFKYTLLSNLCFKNSSPIERTLTDVKRWLWAADEPEQKMVHLFQYTVFLDHLKEYIGQQKERAFKPYLVRDVVYFLCNLLSSFPALRLATLNSFGRFLEHVVASSDACELLSEHLHFIVSSLLEVENVDPASEISQKSLTLLRFLILQHSAAFAGAIGKLNYLPKDERFDQLRLAISRQKTIGHENVLPREEIAALIELPNLRYEDLAALKIVLTTKKKDLKLLCDELSEQSASSGANGESVLHRLVYTLLEVVRSSPFDKRSMEALRCLSEIGPIDLGTMLLKSDAEMIAYDTINNSKEAIERCAAVLLSELNELITNRNVPVANYASLICYKMLYGKTFHALAAKLPTLHPFLGTSAEEIKLFTRTTGRSLSLRPMLANERIEYSAFVQQLSAALLSFLGNTMIKKLAEQETTFVEKLVPLLVQITIKQFEESIIDSMGSFINEFFNEFAAIQNEVHNIFNDPKAIQLMLTIVECVRIHNQCFPQYKISVNYLRIAQASQFCQAHFKAILYGDLWYREEEEQGKHDAKRHPELQNIMKSCHLAIGVNDAVKSFLNPIQERMEYYRLEQNYARCLVMQDASTPWSQDTALDSAGTQNAILQTLKDSSLYGLARSLHVAPQQIDYECAWRLSDWNVLVDADGGVGPNVPKRAPAAGSSALLLQSRSFERAHYKALKCLQLRDELAVESAIVAAQRAVSELFKLTSIVVIIVFNRMNCGN